A single window of Chthoniobacterales bacterium DNA harbors:
- a CDS encoding M42 family metallopeptidase, with product MCAPRRGLAPEARHLHDGPVEKDALQFLESLINTPSPSGFEIAAQRVWADYLRPHCDEFRTDAYGNAFARLGESDQRPHVVLAGHVDELGFMVSHINDDGFLFVQGIGGVDRALFRGQRVRVHGPKGSIPGVTGSLAIHLQEPDDRKKVPELHEMYVDIGATSKAEAGKHVRVGDAITYADGFERLENNRVAARGCDNRIGVWSAGEALRLLSKKPPACRVTAVSTVQEENGLYGATMAAYALKPDIALVVDVTHGTDIPNCSKPKHGDVRLGKGPVISLGSSNHPLVVQRLLDVAAKEKIPVQREANPRRTGTDADAFFLQRGGIPTASLGLPNRYMHSPVEVIDLDDLSAMAKLLAAFCRSVKPGESFHVTI from the coding sequence ATGTGCGCACCTCGTCGAGGTCTTGCCCCGGAGGCCCGGCATTTGCATGATGGGCCTGTGGAAAAGGACGCACTTCAGTTTCTCGAAAGCCTCATCAATACGCCTTCGCCGTCGGGCTTCGAGATCGCCGCGCAACGCGTCTGGGCCGACTACCTGCGTCCGCATTGCGATGAATTCCGGACCGATGCCTACGGCAACGCCTTCGCCCGACTGGGGGAATCCGATCAACGCCCCCATGTCGTGCTCGCCGGCCACGTCGATGAACTCGGTTTCATGGTCTCGCACATCAATGACGACGGTTTCCTTTTCGTTCAGGGCATCGGCGGCGTCGACCGCGCGCTTTTCCGCGGACAACGTGTGCGTGTCCACGGGCCCAAGGGATCGATCCCCGGTGTGACCGGCTCGCTCGCGATCCACCTGCAAGAACCCGACGACCGGAAGAAGGTGCCCGAACTGCACGAGATGTATGTTGATATCGGTGCCACCTCGAAAGCCGAAGCCGGCAAGCACGTGCGGGTGGGGGATGCGATCACTTACGCGGACGGCTTCGAAAGGTTGGAAAACAACCGCGTTGCCGCCCGGGGCTGCGACAACCGCATCGGCGTCTGGTCCGCCGGCGAGGCATTGCGCCTGCTTTCGAAAAAGCCTCCCGCCTGTCGCGTGACAGCCGTTTCGACCGTTCAGGAGGAAAACGGACTTTACGGCGCGACGATGGCAGCTTACGCGCTAAAGCCCGATATCGCGCTGGTCGTCGATGTCACCCATGGAACCGACATCCCGAATTGCTCCAAGCCGAAACATGGCGACGTCCGGCTCGGCAAAGGCCCGGTCATTTCTCTGGGCAGTTCGAATCATCCCTTGGTCGTGCAACGCCTGCTCGACGTCGCGGCAAAGGAAAAGATCCCGGTGCAGCGAGAGGCCAATCCGCGCCGAACGGGAACGGATGCGGATGCTTTCTTCCTCCAGCGGGGAGGCATTCCGACGGCATCTCTCGGACTGCCCAACCGCTACATGCATTCGCCCGTCGAGGTGATCGATCTCGACGATCTGTCGGCCATGGCGAAACTGCTTGCCGCGTTTTGCCGCTCGGTCAAACCGGGCGAATCCTTCCACGTCACAATCTGA
- a CDS encoding MATE family efflux transporter produces MNFCRSTLRELRPTVRLATPITAGQVGQMLMGVADTIMVGHVGTLALAACAFANNILLVVAVAGYGVLTAVSVRVSHAHGAGVEPAMARALHAGTTIALLGGVAAAAFLQAIYPLFHHLGQAPGVVEEARGYLVIVGWSLVPAWITAAGRNYLDAQSRPWPAFWIMLCGVLLNVFLNWIFIYGKLGAPALGLTGAGVATFLSRLATAGALACFIRFSRSRPCEPVRFTRSLWQEQVEVLRLGMPAGLQLLAEIGAFTVAALVVGHIGEISLAAHQIAITCASLTFMFPLGIAMASTVRVAQAIGAGRRDLLRPIAAGAWAAGLVFMTAFALIFLFANEAIAAMFVRDPAVIALAASLLVIAGIFQLVDGVQVVGSGLLRGLRDTKGPMLVTIAAYWLVALPFGCWMAIDRGMGAKGIWIGLAIGLAVAAAMLVRRFLCRTNQ; encoded by the coding sequence ATGAATTTTTGCAGGAGCACGCTCCGCGAGCTTCGCCCGACCGTCCGACTCGCTACGCCGATCACCGCCGGCCAAGTCGGCCAGATGCTGATGGGTGTCGCGGATACAATCATGGTCGGCCACGTCGGCACGCTTGCGCTGGCGGCATGCGCATTTGCCAACAATATCCTGCTTGTGGTCGCGGTTGCGGGATACGGGGTTTTGACGGCGGTCTCGGTCCGCGTCTCGCATGCCCACGGTGCCGGTGTGGAGCCTGCCATGGCGCGTGCGCTGCATGCGGGAACAACGATTGCACTTTTGGGCGGAGTTGCGGCGGCGGCTTTCCTGCAGGCGATTTATCCGCTGTTTCACCACCTCGGGCAGGCGCCGGGAGTTGTCGAGGAAGCGCGCGGCTATCTGGTCATTGTCGGTTGGTCACTCGTCCCCGCGTGGATAACCGCGGCCGGGCGGAATTATCTCGACGCGCAGTCGCGCCCTTGGCCGGCATTCTGGATCATGCTCTGCGGCGTGCTTCTCAATGTGTTTCTCAACTGGATCTTCATATACGGCAAGCTGGGTGCTCCTGCCCTCGGCCTCACGGGCGCGGGGGTGGCGACATTTTTGAGTCGTCTTGCCACTGCGGGGGCTCTGGCGTGTTTCATCCGCTTCAGCCGGTCCCGACCTTGCGAGCCCGTGCGCTTCACAAGATCGCTTTGGCAGGAACAAGTCGAAGTGCTGCGCCTGGGTATGCCGGCCGGACTCCAGCTTCTTGCCGAGATCGGGGCCTTCACCGTGGCTGCGCTTGTTGTCGGCCACATCGGCGAGATTTCCCTGGCCGCCCACCAGATCGCCATAACGTGCGCTTCATTGACCTTCATGTTTCCCCTGGGAATCGCCATGGCATCGACGGTGCGCGTCGCCCAGGCAATCGGCGCCGGCCGCCGTGACTTGCTTCGGCCCATCGCCGCGGGCGCCTGGGCTGCGGGCCTGGTTTTCATGACGGCCTTCGCCCTGATTTTCCTTTTCGCCAATGAGGCGATCGCCGCCATGTTCGTGCGGGATCCGGCGGTGATCGCGCTGGCCGCTTCGCTGCTTGTCATCGCGGGAATTTTCCAGCTCGTCGATGGTGTGCAGGTCGTCGGTTCCGGTCTGCTGCGTGGCCTGCGGGACACGAAAGGTCCCATGCTCGTGACGATCGCGGCCTACTGGCTCGTTGCGTTACCGTTCGGCTGCTGGATGGCAATCGACCGCGGCATGGGAGCAAAGGGCATTTGGATCGGTCTGGCAATCGGTCTGGCTGTTGCCGCCGCAATGCTCGTGCGGAGGTTTCTCTGCCGGACGAATCAGTGA
- a CDS encoding 6-phosphofructokinase encodes MAKTTAPVGNMVIAQSGGPTMVINQSLIGAVLEAKKHKQIKNIYGSLHGIAGILGENFIDLRKENAATLEAVAKTPSSALGSVRKKPTKDDCLAIFKVLQKYDVRYFFYIGGNDTAETTHIINEEARANNYPLQCFHIPKTIDNDLRENDHTPGFGSGARFVAEAFMGDNLDNRALPGVKINVIMGRHAGFLTAAAALARVYPDDGPHLVYLPERPFDEDRFAKDVEAVHNKLGRCVVAVSEGICDKHGTAIAAKLSKEVDSHGNVQLSGSGALGDLLAGIIKSKTKISRVRADTFGYLQRSFPDVASSVDSAEAREVGKLAVRHAVAGKTQSGSVTINRKPGKKYAPVYGLVELRKVSKETRHMPDKFIAEAGNDVTSAFIAYAKPLIGKLPQIGRFKAVRVKKAK; translated from the coding sequence ATGGCTAAAACCACTGCTCCTGTCGGAAACATGGTCATTGCCCAGAGCGGCGGACCGACCATGGTCATCAACCAGAGCCTCATCGGCGCGGTCCTCGAGGCGAAAAAGCACAAACAAATCAAAAACATCTACGGCTCCCTGCACGGGATCGCCGGTATTCTCGGCGAAAACTTCATCGATCTGCGCAAGGAGAACGCTGCCACCTTGGAAGCCGTGGCCAAGACACCTTCTTCCGCGCTCGGCTCGGTGCGCAAAAAACCAACCAAGGACGACTGTCTTGCTATCTTCAAAGTCCTGCAGAAATACGATGTCCGCTACTTTTTCTACATCGGCGGCAACGACACGGCCGAGACCACGCACATCATCAACGAGGAAGCCAGGGCCAACAACTACCCGCTGCAGTGTTTTCACATTCCCAAAACGATCGACAACGACCTGCGTGAGAACGACCACACACCGGGCTTCGGAAGCGGCGCACGTTTTGTCGCCGAAGCCTTCATGGGCGACAATCTCGACAATCGCGCGCTGCCGGGCGTGAAAATCAACGTCATAATGGGCCGGCATGCAGGGTTTCTCACCGCTGCCGCGGCGCTGGCGCGTGTTTACCCCGATGACGGCCCCCACCTCGTTTATTTGCCCGAGCGCCCGTTCGACGAGGACCGCTTCGCCAAGGATGTCGAGGCGGTTCACAACAAGCTCGGACGTTGCGTCGTCGCGGTGTCGGAGGGTATCTGCGACAAACATGGCACCGCTATCGCCGCCAAGCTGAGCAAGGAAGTTGATTCGCACGGGAATGTGCAACTCAGCGGTTCCGGTGCGCTCGGCGATCTTTTGGCGGGAATCATCAAGTCGAAGACCAAGATTTCCCGTGTGCGGGCCGACACCTTCGGTTATTTGCAGCGTTCGTTTCCGGATGTTGCTTCATCCGTTGATTCCGCCGAGGCTCGCGAGGTTGGCAAGCTGGCTGTCCGTCATGCTGTTGCCGGCAAAACGCAGAGCGGTTCGGTGACCATCAACCGCAAGCCCGGCAAAAAATATGCGCCCGTTTACGGATTGGTTGAACTCCGCAAGGTGTCCAAAGAAACCCGCCATATGCCCGACAAGTTCATCGCCGAAGCCGGTAATGATGTGACGTCGGCTTTCATCGCCTACGCCAAACCGCTGATCGGAAAACTGCCGCAGATCGGCCGCTTCAAGGCCGTGCGCGTTAAGAAAGCGAAATAA
- a CDS encoding DUF2237 domain-containing protein — protein sequence MIRDLEQGEGSGSPRNVLGGPLQPCSFDPQTGFFRDGHCHTCAQDHGSHTICAVMTAEFLAFSKARGNDLSTPVPQYDFPGLRPGDHWCLCAGRWLEAYEAGMAPRVNLEATNEAALSIVPLDALQAHAI from the coding sequence ATGATCCGCGACTTGGAACAGGGCGAGGGGAGCGGAAGTCCGCGCAATGTTCTTGGCGGTCCGCTGCAACCGTGCAGCTTCGACCCTCAGACCGGATTCTTCCGCGATGGACATTGCCACACCTGCGCGCAGGATCATGGATCCCACACCATTTGTGCGGTGATGACCGCTGAATTTCTCGCCTTCTCGAAGGCGCGCGGCAACGACCTTTCAACGCCCGTTCCCCAATACGATTTTCCAGGACTCAGGCCCGGGGACCACTGGTGCCTGTGCGCGGGGCGATGGCTCGAAGCCTACGAAGCCGGGATGGCCCCACGGGTGAACCTCGAGGCCACCAATGAAGCCGCGTTGTCCATCGTGCCCCTTGACGCCCTCCAGGCGCACGCGATTTGA
- a CDS encoding deoxyhypusine synthase, protein MSKPVSDFIRHHYRHFNAAALIDAADAYGKLIDSGGKMLVSLAGAMSTAELGLSLAEMIRRDKVSIISCTGANLEEDIFNLVAHDYYERVPHYRDLTPADEQALLDRHMNRVTDTCIPEMEAMRRLEGAVLEQWMAADASGERYFPHEFFYRVLKSGALEKYYQIDPKDSWMIAAMEKNIPIIVPGWEDSTLGNMYASHVITGEIKNVHTVRTGIEYMMQLAKWYQDTAPTPVGFFQIGGGIAGDFPICVVPMLHQDLQLEDIPVWAYFCQISDSTTSYGSYSGAVPNEKITWGKLAADTPKFIVESDATIVAPLIFALILGW, encoded by the coding sequence ATGAGCAAACCCGTCTCCGATTTTATCCGCCATCATTACCGCCACTTCAACGCCGCGGCCCTCATCGACGCCGCGGATGCCTACGGCAAACTCATCGACAGCGGCGGCAAAATGCTTGTTTCCCTCGCAGGAGCGATGAGCACAGCCGAGCTCGGCCTCTCTCTCGCCGAGATGATCCGGCGCGACAAGGTGAGCATCATCTCCTGCACGGGCGCGAACCTCGAGGAAGACATCTTCAATCTCGTGGCCCACGACTACTACGAGCGCGTGCCGCATTACCGCGACCTTACTCCGGCTGACGAACAGGCCCTGCTCGACCGCCACATGAACCGCGTCACCGACACCTGCATCCCGGAAATGGAGGCGATGCGCCGCCTCGAAGGAGCTGTGCTCGAACAATGGATGGCGGCCGACGCGTCCGGCGAACGCTACTTCCCGCATGAGTTCTTCTACCGCGTCCTCAAATCCGGGGCGCTGGAGAAGTATTATCAGATCGATCCCAAGGACTCATGGATGATCGCCGCGATGGAGAAAAACATACCGATCATCGTTCCGGGTTGGGAAGACTCCACACTGGGCAACATGTATGCGTCCCACGTCATCACCGGCGAAATCAAAAACGTCCACACGGTCCGCACCGGCATCGAATACATGATGCAGTTGGCAAAATGGTATCAGGACACCGCTCCGACACCGGTCGGCTTTTTCCAGATCGGCGGCGGTATTGCCGGGGACTTTCCGATCTGCGTTGTTCCCATGCTGCACCAAGATCTCCAACTCGAAGACATTCCGGTGTGGGCCTATTTCTGCCAGATCAGCGATTCCACAACGAGCTACGGGTCCTATTCCGGCGCCGTCCCCAACGAAAAAATTACTTGGGGCAAATTGGCCGCGGACACGCCAAAGTTCATTGTTGAGTCCGACGCCACCATTGTTGCCCCTTTGATCTTCGCCCTTATTCTCGGCTGGTAA
- a CDS encoding homoserine O-acetyltransferase, which translates to MSKSVGTVETQFLTFGSAADPFVTTDGGRLPAVTLAYETYGTLNADASNAILLFHALSGSQHAAGTNRSVPGLDGRWTDELHTGWWDGFIGPGRALDTTKYFVICANYLGGCYGSTGPSSTDPATGKPYGSNFPRVTVHDIVRSQLPLLEYFGIENLHAVVGTSLGGMMAIDLAVHYSGRVKNVITIGTGLRSHGLQQMHNLEQIIAITRDPDFLGGDYYGTPGPVHGLALARMISHKTFLYADVIEERARVDIVQPEVNLPWYEISSVLESYMLYQGQKFVKRFDANSYLRIIDAWQQFDLYEDARKAGVQPLFARCTNQHYLVFSIDSDCCFYPDYQTEICAELKKANVPHLRLTVHSEKGHDSFLLEPKLYTPHLAYALSH; encoded by the coding sequence ATGTCGAAGAGCGTCGGAACGGTCGAAACGCAGTTTCTGACTTTCGGCAGCGCGGCGGATCCGTTCGTCACCACCGACGGCGGCCGCTTGCCTGCCGTGACCTTGGCCTACGAGACCTACGGCACGCTCAACGCGGATGCCAGCAACGCAATACTGCTCTTCCACGCGCTGAGCGGCAGCCAGCATGCCGCCGGAACAAACAGGTCCGTTCCCGGACTCGACGGACGTTGGACCGACGAATTGCACACGGGCTGGTGGGACGGCTTCATCGGCCCGGGGCGCGCGTTGGACACGACCAAATATTTTGTCATCTGCGCGAACTATCTTGGCGGTTGCTACGGCTCCACGGGTCCGTCTTCGACCGATCCCGCGACGGGAAAACCTTACGGAAGCAATTTTCCGCGGGTCACGGTGCACGACATCGTCCGTTCGCAGTTGCCATTGCTGGAATATTTCGGGATCGAAAACCTCCATGCCGTGGTAGGAACGTCGCTCGGCGGAATGATGGCCATCGATCTTGCCGTCCACTATTCCGGGCGAGTCAAAAACGTCATCACGATCGGCACGGGCTTGCGTTCTCACGGCCTGCAGCAAATGCACAATCTCGAGCAGATCATCGCCATCACCCGCGACCCGGATTTCCTTGGCGGCGACTATTACGGGACCCCCGGTCCGGTCCACGGCCTCGCCTTGGCGCGCATGATCAGCCACAAAACGTTTCTTTATGCCGATGTTATTGAGGAACGGGCGCGCGTCGATATCGTCCAGCCCGAGGTCAATCTGCCGTGGTATGAGATCTCCAGCGTTCTCGAAAGCTACATGCTCTACCAGGGCCAAAAGTTCGTGAAGCGCTTCGATGCAAACAGCTATCTCCGGATCATCGACGCTTGGCAGCAGTTCGACCTTTACGAGGACGCCCGCAAAGCCGGTGTCCAGCCTTTGTTCGCCAGATGCACAAACCAGCACTACCTGGTGTTCAGCATCGACAGCGATTGCTGCTTCTACCCGGATTACCAGACCGAGATCTGCGCCGAACTGAAGAAAGCGAATGTCCCGCACCTCCGCCTGACCGTGCATTCGGAAAAAGGGCACGACTCTTTCTTGCTCGAGCCCAAACTTTACACGCCGCACTTGGCGTATGCCTTGAGTCACTGA